In a single window of the Hoyosella subflava DQS3-9A1 genome:
- the ribH gene encoding 6,7-dimethyl-8-ribityllumazine synthase: MSGGGEPELRLDEAFDVKLGIVAGQWHTEICEALVSGAQRIVDEAGVRKVTLVRVAGSMEIPVVVQELARTHDAVVALGVVIRGETPHFEYVCQSVTDGLTRVSLDEATPVGNGVLTVNTEAQARDRAGLPGSSEDKGAQACSAALDTAVTLRRLRQTGGVKA, translated from the coding sequence ATGAGTGGCGGTGGCGAGCCTGAACTTCGCCTCGACGAGGCGTTCGACGTAAAACTCGGGATTGTGGCGGGGCAATGGCATACCGAGATTTGCGAAGCTCTGGTATCTGGGGCACAGCGAATCGTCGACGAAGCCGGAGTCCGGAAGGTGACGCTGGTTCGAGTGGCCGGCTCGATGGAGATCCCGGTCGTGGTCCAGGAACTCGCCCGAACCCATGATGCGGTGGTCGCGCTGGGTGTTGTCATTCGTGGTGAGACGCCGCACTTCGAGTACGTCTGCCAATCAGTCACGGACGGTTTGACACGGGTCTCGCTGGACGAGGCAACCCCGGTTGGTAACGGTGTGCTGACGGTCAACACGGAAGCGCAGGCGCGCGATCGTGCCGGACTGCCAGGTTCGTCGGAGGATAAAGGGGCGCAGGCGTGCAGCGCAGCACTGGATACGGCAGTTACACTGCGCCGGCTGCGCCAGACTGGGGGAGTGAAGGCATGA
- a CDS encoding PH domain-containing protein, with protein sequence MTAKTGEWELVVRARKMPKWAAVAALSMFLTFVVLGILLGSANTGVYFRLADQIAMVLLGAFFGGLFLLLARPRLRVGRAGVGVRNFFSERLIPWEIVDGLSFRSGGSWARLELPEDEYIPVLAIQAKDGRHAVAAVEKYRDLEARYGLPRIDAV encoded by the coding sequence ATGACAGCGAAGACCGGCGAATGGGAACTGGTCGTCCGGGCGCGGAAAATGCCGAAGTGGGCTGCGGTTGCCGCGCTCTCAATGTTCCTCACCTTTGTGGTGCTCGGGATCTTGCTCGGCAGTGCCAATACCGGCGTGTACTTCCGGCTTGCGGATCAGATTGCGATGGTGCTGCTGGGCGCGTTCTTCGGTGGCCTGTTCCTGCTTCTCGCACGTCCGAGATTGCGGGTAGGCCGGGCCGGGGTGGGTGTGCGTAACTTCTTCTCGGAGCGCCTGATCCCGTGGGAAATCGTGGACGGACTCAGCTTCCGGAGCGGCGGCAGCTGGGCTCGCCTGGAACTGCCCGAAGACGAGTACATTCCGGTGCTGGCGATCCAGGCCAAGGACGGTCGGCACGCGGTCGCTGCGGTCGAGAAGTACCGCGATCTGGAGGCGCGGTACGGATTGCCCCGCATCGATGCGGTGTGA
- the uvrC gene encoding excinuclease ABC subunit UvrC yields the protein MPDPSTYRPAPGSIPLEPGVYRFRDASGRVLYVGKAKSLRSRLNSYFADLTGLQPRTRKMVTTASGVEWTVVGTEVEALQLEYNWIKEFDPPFNVRYRDDKSYPVLAVTLNEEYPRLFVYRGPRKKGVRYFGPYSHAWAIRETLDLLLRVFPARTCSAGVLKRHQQLGRPCLLGYIGKCSAPCTGQVGAAEHRRIVEDFCDFLSGKTDRMVRELERHMNEASEALDFERAARLRDDIGALRRALEKQAVVLGDGTDADVVAFAADDLEVSLQVFHVRGGRVRGQRGWVIERVGEQDDSEMVEEFLTQFYGEQQALAHDLPEGARKSASPIPKTVLVPMLPPNTDGLERWLSELRGSAVRVRVPRRGDKKALAETVQRNAHESLAQHKLRRAGDLTARSAALQELQDTLGLDTAPLRIECIDISHVQGTDVVGSLVVFEDGLARKSDYRHYTIKEAAGEGRSNDVASIAEVTHRRFARYRRADETGAPADVAAFQALDPETGRPRRFAYPPNLFVVDGGLPQVNAASAALEELGITDIAVIGLAKRLEEVWLPGEEYPVIFPRTSEALFLLQRIRDEAHRFAITFHRSKRSRRMTESVLDTIPGLGQTRKTALVTHFGSVARLKAASLGEITQVPGIGDMTARAVHEALNRDSSPERSPGRASVE from the coding sequence GTGCCTGATCCGTCGACCTACCGGCCCGCCCCTGGTTCGATCCCGCTAGAACCGGGGGTCTATCGCTTCCGTGATGCCAGCGGACGGGTGCTGTATGTAGGTAAGGCGAAGAGCCTGCGCAGTAGGCTGAACTCGTATTTCGCGGACCTCACCGGGTTGCAGCCCCGGACCCGCAAAATGGTGACCACGGCGTCCGGTGTGGAGTGGACAGTTGTTGGCACCGAAGTCGAGGCGCTGCAACTGGAATACAACTGGATCAAAGAATTTGACCCGCCCTTCAACGTTCGGTACCGGGACGACAAGTCGTATCCCGTACTCGCGGTGACGCTGAACGAGGAGTATCCCCGCCTGTTCGTGTATCGGGGGCCGCGAAAGAAGGGCGTGCGGTATTTCGGGCCGTATTCCCATGCGTGGGCGATCAGAGAGACACTTGATCTGCTGCTGCGCGTATTCCCGGCCCGAACTTGTTCGGCGGGGGTCCTCAAACGACATCAGCAACTAGGGCGGCCGTGCCTGCTCGGTTATATCGGCAAGTGCTCAGCTCCTTGCACGGGGCAAGTTGGCGCGGCGGAACACCGCCGGATAGTCGAGGATTTCTGCGACTTCCTTTCCGGCAAGACAGATCGCATGGTCCGCGAGCTTGAGCGGCATATGAATGAGGCGTCGGAGGCGCTCGACTTCGAGCGCGCGGCGCGTTTGCGTGACGACATTGGCGCACTGCGCCGCGCACTGGAAAAACAGGCCGTTGTGCTGGGTGACGGCACTGATGCGGACGTTGTGGCTTTCGCCGCTGACGATCTGGAGGTGTCCCTGCAGGTATTCCATGTTCGCGGCGGGCGGGTTCGAGGCCAGCGCGGCTGGGTAATCGAGCGCGTCGGTGAGCAGGACGATTCCGAGATGGTGGAGGAATTCCTCACGCAGTTCTATGGCGAGCAGCAGGCTCTCGCCCACGATTTGCCTGAAGGTGCGCGTAAGAGCGCGAGCCCAATTCCCAAGACGGTGCTCGTTCCCATGCTGCCACCCAACACTGACGGTCTGGAGCGATGGCTCAGTGAATTGCGGGGGTCAGCGGTGCGCGTCCGGGTACCGCGACGCGGTGACAAGAAGGCGCTGGCTGAGACTGTGCAGCGCAACGCGCACGAGTCACTCGCACAGCATAAGCTGCGCCGTGCCGGAGACCTGACTGCGCGTTCTGCCGCATTGCAGGAACTGCAGGACACATTGGGTCTCGATACGGCGCCGCTGCGCATCGAATGTATCGACATCAGCCACGTGCAGGGGACTGACGTAGTCGGTTCGCTTGTCGTGTTCGAAGATGGCCTGGCACGGAAATCGGATTATCGGCACTATACGATCAAGGAAGCTGCCGGTGAGGGCCGTTCCAACGACGTCGCGAGCATCGCAGAGGTGACGCACCGCAGGTTCGCGAGGTACCGGAGGGCTGATGAAACCGGCGCGCCTGCCGACGTGGCCGCTTTCCAGGCGCTGGACCCCGAAACTGGTCGGCCGCGAAGATTTGCCTATCCGCCGAACCTATTCGTCGTGGATGGTGGCTTGCCTCAGGTTAATGCCGCGTCCGCGGCGCTCGAGGAGCTGGGGATCACCGACATCGCGGTCATCGGGCTCGCGAAACGCCTCGAAGAGGTGTGGCTGCCTGGTGAGGAGTACCCGGTCATTTTTCCGCGTACGAGTGAAGCGCTCTTTCTGCTGCAGCGAATCCGCGACGAAGCGCACCGGTTCGCGATCACGTTCCACCGCAGCAAACGGTCTCGCCGCATGACCGAATCTGTCCTCGACACCATCCCAGGACTTGGGCAAACGAGGAAGACCGCGCTCGTCACCCACTTCGGCTCCGTCGCGCGCCTGAAAGCCGCCTCATTGGGCGAGATCACCCAGGTCCCAGGAATCGGTGACATGACGGCGCGCGCCGTGCACGAGGCACTGAATAGGGATTCTTCGCCCGAGCGCTCCCCAGGGCGGGCCTCAGTCGAATAA
- the rapZ gene encoding RNase adapter RapZ → MSELQSPPDIDVTLITGLSGAGRGTSAKVLEDLDWYVIDNVPAELVPQAVDLSLAADNPTKRLAVVLDVRSRAFAGGLDSVVRELATRNITPRVLFLEASDAVLVRRYEQVRRSHPLQGDGTLLEGIAAERKLVAPVRAMADVVIDTSSLSVHDLRARIEPVFEDANTRKVKIAVLSFGFKYGLPIDVDMVLDVRFLPNPHWIPELRPFTGRDDGVREYVLSQPGAGEFLKTLRDLLTPVLKGYRTEGKRYMTIGVGCTGGKHRSVAMTEAIAQILSEDDGVTVRTRHRDLGRE, encoded by the coding sequence GTGAGTGAGCTACAAAGCCCGCCCGATATTGACGTCACTCTCATTACGGGGCTTTCCGGAGCGGGCCGCGGAACGTCGGCGAAGGTGCTCGAAGATCTCGACTGGTACGTGATCGACAATGTTCCGGCTGAACTCGTGCCTCAAGCCGTGGACCTGAGCCTCGCCGCCGATAACCCGACAAAACGTCTCGCCGTGGTGCTCGATGTACGAAGCCGGGCCTTCGCTGGGGGCCTCGATTCCGTAGTGCGGGAGCTTGCAACGCGCAACATCACGCCCCGCGTGCTCTTTCTGGAGGCATCAGACGCTGTCCTGGTACGGAGGTACGAGCAAGTCCGCCGGAGCCACCCGCTCCAGGGGGACGGCACCCTTCTCGAAGGGATCGCGGCCGAAAGGAAGCTCGTGGCGCCTGTACGCGCGATGGCTGACGTCGTGATCGATACGTCAAGTTTGTCGGTGCACGATTTGCGGGCGCGCATAGAACCGGTGTTCGAGGATGCGAATACTCGCAAGGTCAAGATCGCGGTGCTTTCTTTCGGGTTTAAGTACGGCCTGCCGATCGACGTGGACATGGTGCTTGACGTACGCTTCCTGCCCAACCCGCATTGGATTCCAGAACTCCGCCCCTTCACGGGACGTGACGATGGTGTGCGGGAGTATGTGCTCAGCCAGCCGGGTGCGGGTGAGTTTCTGAAGACGCTCCGCGACTTGCTCACTCCGGTGCTGAAGGGCTATCGGACGGAGGGTAAGCGTTATATGACGATTGGGGTGGGCTGCACTGGTGGGAAACACCGGAGTGTCGCGATGACGGAAGCGATCGCACAGATACTGTCTGAAGATGACGGGGTCACTGTTCGTACTCGTCACCGGGATCTAGGCAGGGAATGA
- a CDS encoding gluconeogenesis factor YvcK family protein: protein MTAPNSHTETPRPPSIVALGGGHGLYATLSAARQLTDDITAVVTVADDGGSSGRLRSELDLVPPGDLRMALAALADHDSHAQLWRDVVQHRFRGTGALAGHAVGNLILAGLTDVLGDIISALDELGRILGVRGRVLPMATIPLQIEADVVGLEEDPRINRVIRGQVAVATTPGRVRRVRLLPSEPVACREAVAAITDADLVVLGPGSWFSSVIPHVLVPAQRDALIESRGKRALVLNLGPQAGETAGFSAERHLHVLSQHAPSFRVDQVIVDAGTVPPGSERAHLCRAAAQLGAEVRYADVGVPGTAKHDIFKLGAVLGELLGDSSQRTDLRKDSEVRIDRKESAPWQ, encoded by the coding sequence ATGACAGCGCCGAACTCACACACGGAAACGCCCCGGCCACCATCGATTGTTGCACTCGGCGGCGGTCATGGCTTGTACGCGACGCTGAGTGCCGCGCGGCAGCTCACCGACGACATCACAGCCGTGGTGACTGTCGCTGACGATGGGGGATCGTCGGGCCGGCTTCGCTCTGAGCTGGATCTGGTGCCTCCAGGTGACCTCCGGATGGCGTTGGCTGCACTCGCGGATCACGACAGTCATGCGCAACTGTGGCGCGATGTCGTACAGCACCGGTTCCGCGGTACGGGCGCACTCGCGGGTCACGCCGTTGGGAACCTCATCCTGGCGGGGCTTACAGATGTACTAGGGGACATCATCAGCGCCCTTGACGAACTTGGCAGAATTCTGGGGGTGCGAGGCCGCGTGCTGCCCATGGCCACAATCCCCTTGCAGATTGAAGCCGACGTAGTTGGGCTCGAGGAAGACCCGCGCATCAATAGGGTCATCAGAGGGCAGGTCGCGGTCGCAACGACGCCCGGCCGGGTGCGCCGTGTACGCCTATTACCGAGCGAACCAGTTGCGTGCCGCGAAGCGGTCGCGGCGATAACGGATGCCGATCTGGTGGTGCTGGGGCCGGGATCATGGTTCAGCAGCGTCATTCCGCACGTGCTCGTACCGGCGCAGCGGGACGCGCTGATCGAGAGCCGGGGCAAGCGCGCGCTGGTGCTCAACCTCGGTCCACAAGCGGGGGAGACCGCTGGATTCTCCGCCGAGCGGCATCTTCACGTACTCTCGCAACACGCCCCCAGTTTCCGGGTAGATCAGGTCATAGTTGATGCGGGCACGGTGCCGCCTGGCAGCGAGCGAGCTCACCTATGCCGGGCAGCCGCGCAACTGGGTGCAGAAGTGCGTTACGCCGACGTGGGCGTACCAGGTACCGCTAAGCACGACATTTTCAAGCTCGGCGCGGTGCTAGGCGAATTGCTGGGGGACAGTAGTCAGCGCACGGATTTACGGAAAGATAGTGAAGTAAGGATCGACCGGAAGGAATCGGCGCCGTGGCAATGA
- the whiA gene encoding DNA-binding protein WhiA has translation MAMTAEVKDELSRLSVTQVSARKAEVSSLLRFSGGLHIVAGRVVVEADVDMGSIARRLRREIHDLYGYNADIHVVGASGLRKSTRYLVRVAKDGEALARQTGLLDLRGRPVRGLPAHVVGGGIQDSEAAWRGAFLAHGSLTEPGRSAALEVGCPGPEAAMALVGAARRMGIAAKAREVRGADRVVVRDGDAIGALLTRMGAQDTRLVWEERRIRREVRATANRLANFDDANLRRSARAAVAAAAKVERALEILGDEAPEHLAAAGRLRIKHRQSSLEELGQLADPPLTKDAVAGRIRRLLSMADRRARELGIPDTDSAVTPELLDEA, from the coding sequence GTGGCAATGACTGCGGAGGTCAAGGATGAACTCAGCCGTCTGTCTGTCACCCAGGTGAGCGCGCGAAAGGCAGAGGTCTCTTCGCTGCTCAGATTCTCCGGGGGACTCCATATTGTCGCCGGACGAGTCGTTGTCGAGGCAGACGTAGACATGGGTTCGATAGCTCGCCGACTGCGGCGGGAGATCCACGACCTGTACGGATACAACGCAGATATTCACGTAGTTGGCGCGAGCGGACTACGGAAAAGCACCCGATATCTTGTTCGGGTCGCGAAAGACGGGGAAGCGCTCGCCCGGCAGACTGGTCTGCTCGATCTTCGCGGACGTCCGGTCCGCGGTCTGCCCGCCCACGTCGTTGGTGGCGGTATTCAGGATTCGGAAGCCGCCTGGCGGGGAGCTTTCCTTGCGCACGGTTCCCTCACTGAACCCGGCCGTTCAGCAGCCCTCGAGGTCGGCTGTCCCGGCCCGGAGGCGGCGATGGCGCTGGTAGGAGCCGCGAGGCGGATGGGGATCGCAGCGAAAGCGCGCGAGGTGCGAGGCGCCGACCGTGTCGTTGTTCGTGATGGCGATGCCATTGGTGCGTTACTCACCCGTATGGGCGCTCAGGACACTCGCTTGGTGTGGGAGGAGCGCCGGATCCGCCGTGAGGTGCGCGCAACGGCTAATCGCCTGGCAAACTTTGATGACGCAAACCTGCGACGTTCGGCGCGGGCTGCTGTGGCAGCCGCAGCAAAGGTTGAGCGCGCATTGGAGATCTTGGGCGACGAGGCCCCGGAGCATTTGGCTGCAGCGGGGCGGCTGCGTATCAAGCATCGGCAGTCGTCGCTCGAAGAACTAGGGCAGCTTGCCGACCCGCCATTGACCAAAGATGCCGTTGCGGGCCGAATTCGCCGACTACTGTCTATGGCCGACCGCCGAGCACGTGAACTGGGCATTCCAGACACGGATTCAGCGGTCACGCCCGAACTTCTCGACGAAGCATAA
- the gap gene encoding type I glyceraldehyde-3-phosphate dehydrogenase, translated as MTIRVGVNGFGRIGRNFFRAVDALRSAGSSDIEIVAVNDLTATETLAHLLKYDSILGRLPYDVSVEGDEIVVGEQRIKALSLREGPAALPWGDLGVDVVVESTGIFTDAAKAKGHIDAGAKKVIISAPAKGEDITIVMGVNDGEYDGSQNIISNASCTTNCLAPLAKVVDDEFGIERGLMTTIHAYTQDQNLQDGPHSDLRRARAAALNIVPTGTGAAKAISLVLPHLRGKLDGYALRVPIPTGSVTDLTVNVRKSGSIDEVNGALKAAAEGPLKGILKYSTAPIVSSDIVTDPHSSIFDAPLTKVIDDQIKVVSWYDNEWGYSNRLADLVGLVGKSL; from the coding sequence GTGACGATTCGTGTAGGTGTGAACGGTTTCGGCCGAATTGGACGTAACTTCTTCAGGGCAGTCGACGCATTGCGTTCTGCTGGAAGCAGCGATATCGAAATCGTTGCGGTCAACGATCTCACAGCCACGGAGACACTCGCTCACCTGCTGAAATATGACTCAATTCTAGGGCGCTTGCCGTACGACGTGTCGGTTGAAGGCGACGAGATCGTTGTGGGAGAGCAGCGGATCAAGGCCCTGAGCCTCCGCGAGGGCCCGGCGGCGCTTCCATGGGGCGACCTCGGAGTGGACGTGGTGGTTGAGTCCACCGGCATTTTCACCGATGCGGCCAAGGCTAAGGGCCACATCGACGCGGGTGCGAAAAAGGTCATCATCTCGGCCCCGGCGAAGGGCGAAGACATCACGATCGTGATGGGTGTCAACGATGGCGAATACGACGGCAGCCAGAACATCATCTCGAACGCCTCCTGCACCACAAACTGCCTTGCTCCGCTGGCGAAGGTTGTTGATGACGAGTTCGGCATCGAGCGCGGTCTCATGACCACAATTCACGCCTACACGCAGGATCAGAACCTGCAGGACGGTCCGCACAGTGATTTGCGGCGCGCGCGTGCTGCCGCGCTGAACATCGTCCCAACCGGCACCGGCGCAGCGAAGGCGATCAGTCTCGTCCTTCCGCATCTCCGGGGCAAGCTCGACGGATACGCGCTGCGCGTTCCTATCCCGACGGGTTCTGTCACCGACCTGACGGTCAACGTGCGGAAGTCCGGTTCGATCGATGAGGTGAACGGAGCCTTGAAGGCGGCGGCTGAAGGGCCTCTCAAGGGGATCCTTAAGTACTCCACGGCGCCGATTGTGTCGAGTGACATCGTCACTGATCCGCACTCATCCATTTTCGATGCACCGCTAACCAAGGTCATCGATGATCAGATCAAGGTCGTCAGCTGGTACGACAACGAGTGGGGCTACTCGAACCGCCTCGCGGATCTCGTTGGCCTTGTCGGCAAGTCCCTTTAA
- a CDS encoding phosphoglycerate kinase, giving the protein MTVKTLQELLTEGVSGRTVLVRSDLNVPLENGRITDAGRIIASAPTIGALADAGARVIVAAHLGRPKGAADSALSLAPVAQRLGDELERYVQLAGDVVGQDAQERAAGLTEGDVLLLENVRFESRETSKDDAERQALARELAALTGTGGAFVSDGFGVVHRKQASVFDVAQLLPNYAGGLVATEVDVLTQLTTEAARPYAVVLGGSKVSDKLAVIEALAPKVDTLVIGGGMCFTFLAAEGLQVGSSLLQEEMIDTCKDLLDRYADVIHLPVDVVAADSFSADAQTQTVPATGIPEGWMGLDVGPDSVSRFSAVLRNAKTIFWNGPMGVFEFPAFAAGTRGVAESIVEATSKGAFSVVGGGDSAAAVRLLGLPEDGFSHISTGGGASLEYLEGKELPGISVLADDTASEG; this is encoded by the coding sequence ATGACGGTCAAAACTCTCCAGGAACTCCTGACAGAAGGTGTTTCAGGGCGCACGGTGCTCGTTCGTTCTGACTTGAATGTGCCACTTGAGAATGGACGCATCACGGATGCCGGCCGGATCATCGCATCCGCGCCGACGATCGGGGCTCTCGCGGATGCGGGTGCCCGCGTGATTGTGGCGGCACACTTGGGCCGGCCGAAGGGTGCGGCGGATTCCGCGCTGTCACTAGCTCCGGTCGCGCAGCGGCTCGGCGACGAACTCGAGCGTTACGTGCAGCTGGCAGGTGACGTTGTGGGTCAGGATGCGCAGGAACGCGCTGCCGGGCTCACCGAGGGCGACGTTCTCCTGCTGGAGAATGTGCGCTTCGAGTCACGTGAGACGAGCAAGGACGATGCGGAGCGTCAAGCGTTAGCGCGTGAACTGGCAGCGTTGACTGGAACTGGCGGCGCGTTCGTGTCCGACGGGTTCGGTGTTGTGCACCGCAAGCAGGCCTCGGTATTCGACGTGGCTCAGCTCCTGCCGAACTACGCGGGCGGATTAGTCGCGACTGAAGTTGACGTGCTCACGCAACTGACCACCGAGGCTGCCCGACCCTATGCCGTGGTTCTCGGCGGTTCGAAGGTGTCCGACAAGCTCGCGGTAATCGAAGCACTCGCACCGAAGGTCGACACCCTGGTGATTGGTGGCGGGATGTGCTTCACGTTCCTCGCCGCTGAGGGGCTGCAGGTAGGATCATCCCTGCTTCAGGAAGAGATGATCGACACCTGTAAGGATCTGCTGGATCGCTATGCCGACGTGATTCATCTGCCCGTGGACGTTGTTGCCGCGGACAGTTTCAGCGCGGACGCGCAAACCCAGACGGTGCCCGCCACGGGCATTCCGGAAGGCTGGATGGGGCTCGACGTGGGCCCAGATTCAGTTAGTCGTTTCTCGGCGGTGCTCAGAAACGCCAAAACAATCTTCTGGAACGGCCCCATGGGTGTCTTCGAGTTCCCGGCTTTCGCTGCTGGGACCCGCGGGGTCGCCGAGTCGATCGTCGAGGCTACCTCGAAGGGTGCATTCAGCGTCGTCGGCGGCGGTGATTCCGCGGCTGCTGTGCGTCTTCTCGGTTTACCAGAGGATGGCTTCTCCCACATTTCGACGGGTGGCGGAGCATCGCTAGAGTATCTCGAAGGCAAAGAACTGCCGGGTATCTCGGTACTCGCTGACGACACAGCATCGGAAGGATGA
- the tpiA gene encoding triose-phosphate isomerase encodes MPRKPLIAGNWKMNMNHLEAIALVQKIAFALPDKYYEKVDVVVVPPFTDLRSVQTLVEGDKLKVAYGAQDVSVHESGAYTGEVSGPMLAKLGCKFVVVGHSERRIYHREDDELVSNKAKAALKHGLTPIICIGEGLDIREAGSHVEYNINQLRNSLAGLSQKELAKIVIAYEPVWAIGTGKVASAADAQEVCSAIRSELSRIATPETAGTIRVLYGGSVSAKNVGSIVTESDVDGALVGGASLKADDFAQLCAIAAGGPF; translated from the coding sequence ATGCCGCGTAAGCCGCTCATCGCGGGCAACTGGAAGATGAACATGAATCATCTTGAGGCGATCGCGCTGGTCCAGAAGATCGCCTTCGCGCTGCCCGATAAGTACTACGAGAAGGTGGACGTAGTCGTCGTGCCACCGTTCACCGACCTGCGCAGCGTTCAGACGCTGGTCGAAGGTGACAAGCTGAAGGTCGCCTACGGGGCGCAAGACGTCAGTGTTCACGAATCGGGTGCCTACACCGGTGAGGTGAGCGGGCCGATGCTGGCGAAACTCGGCTGCAAATTCGTGGTCGTGGGCCACTCGGAGCGTCGCATTTACCACCGTGAGGACGATGAACTCGTTTCGAACAAGGCAAAAGCGGCGCTGAAGCACGGGCTGACCCCAATCATTTGCATCGGCGAGGGGCTCGACATCCGTGAGGCTGGCTCGCATGTTGAATACAACATCAACCAGCTGCGAAACTCGCTCGCTGGGTTGTCGCAGAAAGAACTCGCGAAGATCGTAATCGCCTACGAGCCTGTGTGGGCGATAGGAACCGGCAAGGTTGCGTCCGCGGCTGACGCGCAAGAGGTGTGTTCCGCAATCCGTTCAGAGCTGTCGCGCATAGCGACGCCCGAAACGGCCGGAACCATCCGTGTGCTGTACGGAGGTTCCGTCAGCGCGAAAAACGTCGGTTCGATCGTGACGGAATCTGATGTCGACGGTGCCCTTGTAGGTGGAGCCTCACTCAAGGCGGACGATTTCGCGCAGTTGTGCGCCATCGCCGCTGGCGGCCCCTTCTGA
- the secG gene encoding preprotein translocase subunit SecG, whose translation MSLFLDIVLVATSVMMILLVLLHRAKGGGLSSLFGGGMQTSLSGSSVAEKNLTRLTIYIAIVWAVSIVGMGLNIRYA comes from the coding sequence ATGTCACTGTTTCTGGACATCGTGCTGGTCGCTACCAGTGTGATGATGATCCTGCTAGTCCTCTTGCACCGTGCTAAGGGCGGCGGTCTGTCCTCACTGTTCGGAGGCGGCATGCAGACCAGCCTGTCAGGGTCGAGTGTCGCGGAGAAGAACCTCACCCGGCTGACGATCTACATTGCGATCGTATGGGCGGTGTCCATCGTCGGAATGGGCCTTAATATCCGCTACGCGTGA
- the pgl gene encoding 6-phosphogluconolactonase — MNSQHAQHSPEILVFDSSDALASAAAQRLAAAIVSAQSDRGVARIALTGGSTGIAALRALRTVGDPIDWGRVEIFWGDDRFLPAGHEDRNDAQADEALLSHVPVDAARVFRMPCDEGEFAGDATAGARAYEETLRSLTPDGKIPELDVHLLGMGPDGHINSLFPGKATLSERERAVVAEFDSPKPPPQRITLTFPVVNAARHVWFLVAGADKAPAVAKAVGRASPADYPAAGAQGRDGTTWFLDKNAAELLR, encoded by the coding sequence ATGAATTCTCAGCACGCTCAGCATTCCCCCGAAATTCTTGTCTTCGACAGCAGCGATGCTCTCGCCTCGGCGGCGGCACAACGGCTCGCGGCGGCAATCGTCTCAGCGCAGTCGGACCGCGGCGTTGCGCGAATCGCACTGACGGGGGGCAGCACAGGAATCGCTGCGCTTCGAGCTTTGCGCACGGTCGGCGACCCCATCGACTGGGGCAGGGTGGAGATCTTCTGGGGCGATGACCGTTTCCTCCCAGCAGGTCACGAGGACCGCAACGATGCGCAAGCGGACGAGGCGCTGCTGTCGCATGTTCCTGTGGATGCCGCCCGCGTCTTCCGCATGCCGTGCGACGAAGGTGAGTTCGCCGGGGACGCGACTGCCGGTGCGCGCGCATACGAGGAGACACTGCGCTCCCTCACCCCTGACGGCAAGATTCCGGAGCTGGACGTCCACCTGCTTGGCATGGGTCCGGACGGCCACATCAACTCACTATTTCCAGGCAAAGCGACACTCAGCGAGCGCGAACGCGCTGTCGTCGCGGAGTTCGACTCCCCGAAACCCCCGCCCCAGCGAATCACATTGACATTCCCAGTCGTGAACGCTGCCAGGCACGTGTGGTTCCTCGTAGCGGGAGCGGACAAGGCGCCCGCAGTTGCCAAAGCCGTCGGTCGCGCGTCACCGGCTGACTACCCAGCCGCGGGAGCGCAAGGCCGTGACGGCACCACCTGGTTCCTCGACAAGAACGCGGCAGAGCTCCTCCGGTGA